In one window of Nicotiana tabacum cultivar K326 chromosome 12, ASM71507v2, whole genome shotgun sequence DNA:
- the LOC107821291 gene encoding uncharacterized protein LOC107821291, whose amino-acid sequence MGAEDNTLEQTHSETTAETTEALLEAARYDDLDDVTSLASSGVSLDSKDSEGRTALHMASANGHSGIVEYLIRNGADVNASNVEKNTPLHWACLNGHIEVVKSLILAGASVSALNSHERTPIDEAVSRGKTNIIDVINEAVAQLELTGTTVS is encoded by the exons ATGGGAGCTGAGGATAATACACTGGAGCAGACTCATTCTGAAACGACGGCTGAAACGACTGAAGCCTTGCTTGAG GCTGCGAGATATGATGATTTGGATGATGTCACGAGCTTAGCATCTTCTGGTGTTTCTCTTGATTCAAAGGATTCAGAGGGCCGAACAG CACTTCATATGGCTTCGGCAAATGGGCATTCCGGCATTGTAGAATATCTTATTCGTAATGGAGCG GATGTCAATGCTTCCAATGTGGAGAAAAATACACCTCTTCATTGGGCTTGCCTAAACGGACATATTGAG GTAGTGAAGAGCTTAATCCTTGCTGGAGCAAGTGTCTCAGCCTTAAATAG CCATGAGAGGACTCCTATCGACGAGGCAGTTAGCAGGGGTAAAACGAACATCATCGATGTGATCAACGAGGCAGTAGCCCAACTTGAACTCACTGGCACAACGGTATCATAA